The Phycisphaeraceae bacterium genome has a window encoding:
- a CDS encoding DegT/DnrJ/EryC1/StrS family aminotransferase — MNVPLLDLKAQYAAIRHEIEPAIASILESQYFVLGPTVQRFEQEVASWLGAKHAIGCASGGDALLLPLMALGIGHGDEVICPTFTFFATAGTIARTGATPVFADIDLATYNLCPRSLREKASRCRNLKAIMPVHLYGQSADMVAIQQVADELGVPVIEDAAQAIGTLDQQGRRIGASSRLHGWSCYPTKNLGAFGDAGFVTTNDDGLADVIRRLRVHGGKDRYYHDLIGMNSRLDALQAAVLSVKLRHLESWNERRRRHAARYDAAFAAAGARSSAEGWSAGGLPLRFPHVRQTRAHHAYHQYVIRVPASLRDALRKHLTERAIGNEVFYPLPLHLQECFAPLGGKPGDLPQAEAAAREVIALPIYPELTDAQVDHVAGTIVAFVEQHAAAAV; from the coding sequence GTGAACGTCCCTCTCCTGGATCTCAAGGCCCAGTACGCCGCAATCAGGCACGAGATCGAGCCGGCGATCGCCTCGATCCTGGAGTCGCAATACTTCGTGCTCGGTCCCACGGTGCAGCGCTTCGAGCAGGAGGTGGCGTCGTGGCTGGGGGCGAAACACGCCATCGGGTGTGCGTCCGGCGGTGACGCGCTGCTGCTGCCGCTGATGGCCCTGGGCATCGGGCACGGCGACGAGGTCATCTGCCCCACGTTCACGTTCTTCGCCACGGCGGGAACAATCGCACGAACCGGGGCGACGCCGGTGTTCGCCGACATCGACCTCGCCACGTACAACCTCTGCCCCCGGTCGCTTCGGGAGAAGGCCTCGCGATGCCGCAACCTCAAGGCCATCATGCCCGTGCATCTGTACGGGCAGAGCGCGGACATGGTCGCGATCCAGCAGGTCGCGGATGAACTGGGCGTGCCGGTCATCGAGGACGCGGCCCAGGCCATCGGCACGCTCGACCAGCAGGGGCGGCGGATCGGCGCCTCCTCGCGCCTTCACGGCTGGTCGTGCTACCCGACGAAGAACCTGGGCGCATTCGGCGACGCGGGATTCGTGACCACCAACGACGATGGACTGGCCGACGTGATCCGCCGCCTGCGGGTTCACGGCGGCAAGGACCGATACTACCACGACCTGATCGGCATGAACTCGCGACTGGACGCCCTGCAGGCCGCGGTGCTGAGCGTGAAGCTGCGGCACCTGGAGTCATGGAACGAACGTCGCCGCCGGCACGCCGCGCGGTATGACGCCGCCTTCGCCGCCGCCGGAGCCAGGAGCAGCGCCGAGGGCTGGTCCGCGGGCGGCCTGCCCCTGCGTTTCCCGCACGTCCGCCAGACGCGGGCGCATCACGCCTATCACCAGTACGTGATTCGCGTGCCTGCGTCCCTGCGCGACGCGCTTCGGAAGCACCTCACCGAGCGCGCGATCGGCAACGAGGTGTTCTACCCACTGCCGCTCCACCTGCAGGAGTGCTTCGCGCCGCTGGGCGGAAAGCCGGGCGACCTGCCCCAGGCCGAGGCCGCTGCGAGGGAGGTGATCGCCCTGCCCATCTATCCCGAACTCACCGACGCGCAGGTCGATCACGTGGCGGGCACCATCGTGGCCTTCGTGGAGCAGCACGCAGCGGCGGCGGTGTGA